A genomic window from Nicotiana sylvestris chromosome 11, ASM39365v2, whole genome shotgun sequence includes:
- the LOC104246881 gene encoding agmatine hydroxycinnamoyltransferase 1-like, which yields MKVRIESSRIIKPIYEHTPPPTTSHISLSVFDKVTYEAHIAIIYAYRPPTPPNAAIELGLQKTLAIYREWAGRLSKDEHENQVILLNDEGVRFVEASIDSTLDQVMPYKPSPSLLKLHPSLNDVKELVQVQLTRFTCGSLVVGFTAHHTVADGHSTSNFFVAWGQACRGLRVSPLPLHDRTIFNPRNPPLIEYKHKGVEFMSKIKKECSLNEVHHISNDIVVHKVHFTVEFLAKLKAKASSMNDNNKPYSTFESLVAHLWRSITKARGLSGFETTQI from the coding sequence ATGAAGGTGAGAATAGAAAGTTCAAGAATCATTAAGCCTATCTATGAACACACCCCTCCTCCAACTACAAGTCACATTTCCCTTAGTGTCTTTGATAAGGTCACATATGAAGCTCATATTGCTATCATATATGCCTATCGCCCTCCCACCCCACCAAATGCTGCTATTGAATTAGGTCTTCAAAAAACCTTAGCTATATATCGAGAATGGGCAGGGAGATTGAGCAAAGACGAACATGAAAATCAAGTGATTCTTCTCAATGATGAAGGTGTTAGATTCGTCGAGGCATCTATCGACAGCACCCTTGATCAAGTAATGCCTTACAAACCTTCACCATCTTTGCTAAAGCTACACCCTAGTTTGAATGATGTGAAAGAATTGGTGCAAGTCCAATTAACTAGGTTCACTTGTGGCTCATTGGTGGTTGGTTTTACTGCCCATCACACGGTGGCGGATGGCCATTCCACTAGCAACTTCTTTGTTGCATGGGGTCAAGCTTGTCGAGGCCTCAGAGTCAGTCCACTTCCTTTACATGATCGTACAATTTTTAACCCTCGAAATCCTCCTCTGATCGAATATAAGCATAAGGGAGTGGAATTCATGTCCAAGATAAAAAAAGAGTGTTCGCTCAATGAGGTTCATCATATATCAAACGATATAGTTGTGCACAAAGTCCATTTCACAGTTGAGTTTCTTGCCAAGCTTAAAGCCAAGGCTTCTTCTATGAATGACAACAATAAACCCTATAGCACGTTTGAAAGTCTCGTCGCGCATCTATGGAGGTCAATAACTAAAGCTCGTGGATTAAGTGGGTTTGAGACTACTCAAATATGA
- the LOC138881625 gene encoding uncharacterized protein yields the protein MGNISRLHKMTMNLIQEVEVFDICGIDFMGPFVSSFGNKYILVAVDYVSKWVEAAVLPTNDARVVVGFLKKNIFTRFGIPRAIISDGGTQFCNRAFEKLLAKYDVRHKVATPYHPQTSGQVEVSYREIKSVLTKTVNSTRTDWAKKLDDALWAYM from the coding sequence ATGGGGAACATTTCCCGTCTCCATAAGATGACCATGAACCTAattcaagaggttgaagtgtTCGATATATGTGGGATAGACTTCATGGGCCCCTTTGTCAGCTcatttggcaataagtacatacttgttgctgtagattacgtatccaaatgggtggaagctgcagTACTCCCCAcaaatgatgcaagagtggtggtggggtttttgaagaagaatatattcactCGTTTCGGGATCCCGAGAGCtattatcagtgacggaggcactcaATTCTGCAATCGAGCCTTCGAGAAATTGCTAGCAAAGTacgatgtacgccacaaggtggcaacCCCATATCATCCTCAGACCAGTGGACAGGTCGAAGTATCTTATAGAGAAATAAAGAGTGTACTAACCAAGACCGTGAActccacaagaactgattgggcgaaaaagctagatgatgcactctgggcctacatgtaa